The nucleotide window GCGAGACCGCTCCGCGCGGTGACCCCACGCGGAACGACCGAGGCACCCGAGGAAGAGGAGCACCGCATGTCCGAGTCCCTGATCGGCCGCAACCTGATGGAGCCCGCGGCCACGCGGCTGCCGGAGGAGCCGGAGGTGCTCGCCCGGCTCGAGGCGGGCGACCTCCCGGAGGACATCGTGCCCGTGGCCCCCACCTCCTCCCTCGTGTGGGCGCTCATGGCCGAGGATGCCTGGAGCGAGGGCCGTGCCGTGGACTCCTACGCGTATGCCCGCGTGGGCTACCACCGCGGCCTGGACGCTCTGCGCAAGGCCGGCTGGCGCGGCGCGGGCCCCGTGCCGTGGAGCCATGAGCCGAACCGCGGCTTCCTCCTGAGCCTGTACTCCCTCGGCCGCGCGGCCGCCGGCATCGGCGAGTCCGAGGAGGTCGAGCGCATCCGCACCTTCCTGCGCGACTCGGACCCCACGGCCGCCGAGCAGATCGAGGCCTCCCAGCAGGGCGGGGCCGCGCGGGCCTGAGGCCGGCGCGAGGCACTCCAGGGACGCCGACGACGACGTGGCCAAGCTCTACTTCCGCTACGGGGCGATGAACTCCGGCAAGTCCACGGGACTGCTGCAGGCGGCCTTCAACTACCAGGAGCGCGGCCAGCGCGTGCTGCTGGCGAAGCCGGCGGTCGACACGAAGGGCGACGCGCGGATCCTCTCCCGCCTGGGCGTCTCGAGCCCGGTGGACTTCGTGATCCCGTCGGGCGCCGACGTCGTGGAGCTGTTCCGCCGGCACGCCGCCGGCGACGACCCGGACGCGCTCCTGGACCACGTGGACGCGGCGCCCGTGGCGTGCCTGCTCGTGGACGAGGCGCAGTTCCTCGAGCCGCGCCAGGTGGACGACCTCCTGCGCATCGCGGTGCTGGAGGGCGTGCCGGTGATGGCCTACGGCATCCGCACGGACTTCCGCACGCACTCGTTCCCCGGCTCCGCCCGCCTGCTGGAGGTGGCGCACTCCCTCGAGGAGCTCAAGACCATCTGCCGCTGCGGGCGCAAGGCCGTCTTCAACACCCGCAAGGTGGTGGACGCCGCCACGGGCGCCGGGCGCTTCGTGTTCGAGGGGGACCAGGTGGCCATCGACGGCGTCGAGGTCACCTACGAGTCGCTGTGCGCGGCGTGCTACCTGGACGAGTCGGGCGGCCGACTGGGCTGACGTTGGAGCCTGGCGGGGCGGGCGACCCCGTCACCGCGGCCGGTAGTCCTCGCGCACCGCCCGCTGGATGGCCTCGATCCGCTCGCCCGTCCACTCCTGCCCGAGCACGGCCGCCCAGTAGAGGGTCAGGCCGGGCTGGGAGGGGCGGGAGAGGAGCTGGCCGCGGCGGGGCGCGCCGGTGGGGGACGACGGCGGCGCGGGTGGGTACGAGACACGCTCGCCCGCGCGCTCGGGCCACCTCCACCAGGGTCGCCGAGGAGCGGGAGGGCGGGGGCGCTGGAGCTCGACGTCGGTCGACACGGGGTCAGCTTAGAGAGGGGCCGGGGTGGGAACGTGAACGGCGCGCGTCGTCTGACGGTCGACGGCCGGTGTCGTGCGAATCCTTCGAGTGGTCATCCTGCACTCGTCTCCTGAGGGCCGCCTGGCGGAGGCGGCCGGCGCTCTGGAGGCAGCTCTGGCGGCGGGGGCTCACGGAGGGGCGGTGACGCATCGCCCGGGGTGGAGTGCCGGCGCCGCCCCCGCACCCGCCACGTTGATGGCAGGCTGAGCTCGGCGGCGTCGTCGCCTCCGGTGGCACCCGCCGTTGCTCGGGTGCGCCCGACCCGACCGAACCCCGTGAGGACCGCCCCATGACCGCCGCACCGGACCCCACCGACGTCAACGGCCTGCCTCCGGAGCCCGCGCTCCCGGACCCGGCGGACTTCGACCTCGATGAGGACTGCTGCCTCGGGGGCTGCTGCGAGAAGGGCGCGGCCTATCGTGCCGCCCTGGACGCGGTGGAGCAGGCGAGGATCGAGCGGGCTGCGGCCGTGCGCGACGCCCGCGCGCGGTGACGATCGCCCCGTCCTGGTCGCGACGTCGTTCTCAGCGCCCTCCCGTCTCGCGCCGGAAGGCGCGCGGGCGGCGCCCGTTCCGGGCGGGCAGGAGTGGGTACTGAACACCGTTCACTGAACACTGTTATAGTGCTGGCCGTCACTCCCACCGACGGGGCCCCGCCCCGCCCATCGAATGAGGCCCGCATGACCGCCACGCAGGACGCCCCCACCGCCGCCGACGTCGCCGGGGCCATCCACGGCTCCCCGTCTGGCGCCGCTCCCGCCGCCCCGCTCGACTACGACGCGCTCGTCGCCCGCGTCGACGCCGGCCACCGCCTCACCGCGGAGGAGGCCGTCGCTGTGCTGGACGCCCCGGACGCGGACACGTTCCGCATCGTCGCGGCGGCCTCGCGCCTGCGCGAGAAGCACTTCGGCCGCACGGTCAAGGTCAACTACCTGGTCAGCCTCAAGACCGGCCTCTGCCCGGAGAACTGCACCTACTGCTCCCAGCGGCTCGGCACCGAGGCCGAGATCCTGCGCTACACGTGGCTCAAGCCGGAGGAGGCCGTCCGCCAGGCGGGCCTGGGCATCGCCGGCGGCGCCTCGCGCGTGTGCATGGTCGCCTCCGGCACCGGCCCCACGGACCGCGACGTCGACCGCGTGGCCGGCATGGTCGGCGACCTCAAGGCCCAGCACCCGGACGTCGAGGTGTGCGCGTGCCTGGGCTTCCTCAGGGACGGCCAGGCCGAGAGGCTCAAGGCCGCCGGCGTCGACGCCTACAACCACAACCTCAACACGGCCGAGTCCCACTACGAGTCCATCTGCACCTCCCACACCTACGAGCAGCGCGTGGACACCGTGCAGCGTGCCGGCGCCGCCGGCCTGTCCTCCTGCAGCGGCCTGATCGCGGGCATGGGAGAGACGCACGAGCAGCTCGTCGAGGCCGTCCTCGCGCTCCGCGACCTGGATTCCGACTCCATCCCTGTCAACTTCCTCATGCCCTTCGACGGCACCCCGCTGCAGGGCCACCAGCAGCTCACGCCGCTCGAGTGCCTCCGCATCCTGGCCATGGTCCGCCTGGCCTGCCCGGACAAGGAGCTGCGGATCGCCGGCGGCCGCGAGATGCACCTGCGTTCCCTGCAGCCGGTCGGCCTGCAGGTGGCGAACTCGATCTTCCTCGGCGACTACCTCACCTCCGAGGGCCAGGACGCCGAGGCGGACCTCGCCATGATCGCCGACGCCGGCTACACCGTGCTCGGCGCAGACACGGCCGCGGCCCCGGGGGCGGACGACGCCGCCGCCTCCTCCTCCGGCGGCTGCTGCGGCTCCGGCGGGTGCGGAGGAGAGGGCGAGCCGACCGCGGAGGCGGGCGCCGACGTCGTGATCCCGGACGAGCCGACGCCGGACATCGCGGACCCGGCGGCGGGCGGCCCTGCCGCGCCCAAGCCCGAGCTGCGCCGCCGCGGTGCAGGCACGGACGCCCCGGCGAACGCCTGAACCGTCCGCGCTCCAGCGACATGACAGCGGTGCCGTTCAGCGGAGGTGCCGCTGAGGCGCGGTCGCCCCCGGGGCCGTGTCCTGGCCCACTGTTAGACTCCGGGGGTATCTGCCCGCGAGCCAGAAGTGAGTGAGAAATGCCAGCCATCGCGATCGTCGGCGCCCAGTGGGGCGACGAGGGCAAGGGCAAGGCCACGGATCTGCTGGGCGGCCGCGTGGACTACGTGGTCAAGCCCAACGGCGGCAACAACGCCGGCCACACGGTGGTGGTGAACGGCGAG belongs to Micrococcus sp. 2A and includes:
- a CDS encoding DUF3151 domain-containing protein, translated to MSESLIGRNLMEPAATRLPEEPEVLARLEAGDLPEDIVPVAPTSSLVWALMAEDAWSEGRAVDSYAYARVGYHRGLDALRKAGWRGAGPVPWSHEPNRGFLLSLYSLGRAAAGIGESEEVERIRTFLRDSDPTAAEQIEASQQGGAARA
- a CDS encoding thymidine kinase, which codes for MAKLYFRYGAMNSGKSTGLLQAAFNYQERGQRVLLAKPAVDTKGDARILSRLGVSSPVDFVIPSGADVVELFRRHAAGDDPDALLDHVDAAPVACLLVDEAQFLEPRQVDDLLRIAVLEGVPVMAYGIRTDFRTHSFPGSARLLEVAHSLEELKTICRCGRKAVFNTRKVVDAATGAGRFVFEGDQVAIDGVEVTYESLCAACYLDESGGRLG
- the bioB gene encoding biotin synthase BioB, with protein sequence MTATQDAPTAADVAGAIHGSPSGAAPAAPLDYDALVARVDAGHRLTAEEAVAVLDAPDADTFRIVAAASRLREKHFGRTVKVNYLVSLKTGLCPENCTYCSQRLGTEAEILRYTWLKPEEAVRQAGLGIAGGASRVCMVASGTGPTDRDVDRVAGMVGDLKAQHPDVEVCACLGFLRDGQAERLKAAGVDAYNHNLNTAESHYESICTSHTYEQRVDTVQRAGAAGLSSCSGLIAGMGETHEQLVEAVLALRDLDSDSIPVNFLMPFDGTPLQGHQQLTPLECLRILAMVRLACPDKELRIAGGREMHLRSLQPVGLQVANSIFLGDYLTSEGQDAEADLAMIADAGYTVLGADTAAAPGADDAAASSSGGCCGSGGCGGEGEPTAEAGADVVIPDEPTPDIADPAAGGPAAPKPELRRRGAGTDAPANA